A window from Hallerella porci encodes these proteins:
- a CDS encoding glycosyltransferase family 2 protein gives MKTLIILVTYNGFALTKNCLQKLSLLPDENWKIVIADNQSADGTPEKIRKEFPQVTVYELGENRGFGFANNEAFRKSFAKENFDFVCFLNNDTIPSPETLLRLTKDLEESSQKIIAAPLVKNQDGSLQRTDYRFISAWEFWTNAFRSVASADVVLHGKTKPLGNSELLTNDWVNAVCWMMPAKAFQEIGMFDEKIFMYYEDQDFAFRAKKCGYIFVIDPNAILIHLGGGSAKSSFSRSIQHDSSQLYFYGKHFGFRGKILSHSFRALRSFLRILFQLPRCIFSKSSRENVSLHSKLFLFALGIFPFKK, from the coding sequence GTGAAAACGCTGATTATTTTAGTCACTTATAACGGGTTTGCGCTGACAAAAAATTGTCTTCAAAAACTTTCTCTTTTGCCCGATGAAAATTGGAAAATCGTCATCGCAGACAATCAAAGCGCAGACGGAACTCCCGAAAAAATTCGAAAAGAATTTCCGCAAGTAACCGTTTACGAACTCGGCGAAAATCGCGGATTTGGTTTTGCAAATAATGAAGCATTTCGCAAAAGTTTTGCAAAAGAAAATTTTGATTTCGTTTGCTTTCTCAATAACGATACCATTCCTTCGCCCGAAACTCTTTTGCGCTTAACAAAAGACTTGGAAGAATCTTCGCAAAAAATAATCGCAGCGCCACTTGTTAAAAATCAAGACGGCTCATTGCAGCGCACCGATTACCGTTTTATTTCGGCTTGGGAATTTTGGACGAACGCTTTTCGGAGCGTCGCTTCTGCCGATGTCGTCTTGCACGGAAAAACAAAGCCGCTCGGAAATTCCGAGTTACTGACCAATGATTGGGTGAATGCAGTCTGCTGGATGATGCCCGCAAAAGCTTTCCAAGAAATCGGCATGTTTGACGAAAAAATTTTCATGTATTACGAAGATCAAGATTTCGCTTTCCGCGCCAAAAAATGCGGCTATATTTTCGTCATCGATCCAAATGCAATTCTCATTCATTTGGGCGGCGGTTCTGCCAAAAGTTCTTTTTCGCGAAGCATTCAACACGATTCTTCGCAGCTTTATTTTTACGGAAAACATTTCGGTTTCCGCGGAAAAATTCTTTCGCATTCTTTCCGCGCTCTCCGCAGTTTTTTACGCATTCTTTTCCAACTTCCCCGCTGTATTTTTTCTAAATCTTCGCGGGAAAATGTTTCTCTGCACTCAAAACTTTTCCTTTTTGCCTTGGGAATTTTCCCGTTCAAAAAATGA
- a CDS encoding glycosyltransferase family 4 protein has protein sequence MKIGIDVKLLRSNSAGIKVYLESLLTELQKIDTENEYILFSPSPVSYKLFAKNFSYRILPTRLPGILWQQYELPHFVKAENIQVFWGPEQTIFLKKLRGVRKVLTVHDFVYRRFPKTMERSVRLITAYFGTRSIRKSDAIVCVSNFTAQELKTLYPSIQAEKIRVISNGIAEENTRTEFSKKEDFLFFSGSLEPRKNLQTLLTALEILAKKNIRPQLKIAGPAGWKNQKFLDQLKNSPIQNSVEILGFVSPQKLCELYQTCRGFVFPTLYEGFGLPALEALQNGARVLVSSHSPMQDFLGPLGIYFDPHRTESLATAIENFWMHPEKASYTKEENEKRLQILKQFSWENSAQKLKSLFENLGENSR, from the coding sequence ATGAAAATTGGAATTGATGTAAAACTTTTGCGGTCCAATTCTGCGGGCATTAAAGTCTATTTGGAAAGTCTGTTAACGGAACTTCAAAAAATAGATACTGAAAACGAATACATTCTTTTTTCGCCATCGCCTGTTTCTTATAAACTTTTTGCTAAAAATTTTTCGTATCGCATTTTACCGACGCGACTTCCCGGAATTCTTTGGCAGCAATATGAATTGCCGCATTTTGTAAAAGCCGAAAACATTCAAGTTTTTTGGGGTCCGGAGCAAACGATTTTTTTGAAAAAATTACGTGGCGTTCGAAAAGTGCTCACCGTCCACGATTTCGTTTACCGTCGATTTCCGAAGACGATGGAACGCAGCGTGCGTTTGATTACCGCGTATTTCGGCACGCGCTCTATTCGAAAGTCCGATGCGATTGTCTGCGTTTCAAATTTTACGGCGCAAGAATTGAAAACGCTTTATCCGTCCATTCAAGCGGAAAAAATCCGAGTGATTTCAAACGGAATTGCGGAAGAAAATACTCGCACTGAATTTTCGAAAAAAGAAGATTTTCTTTTTTTCTCGGGCAGTTTAGAGCCGCGAAAAAATTTGCAAACTCTCTTAACCGCTTTAGAAATTCTCGCGAAAAAAAATATTCGTCCGCAATTAAAAATCGCAGGTCCCGCCGGTTGGAAAAATCAAAAATTTTTAGACCAACTGAAAAATTCGCCCATTCAAAATTCCGTTGAAATTCTCGGTTTTGTAAGCCCGCAGAAATTGTGTGAACTTTATCAAACTTGTCGCGGATTTGTCTTCCCCACTTTATACGAAGGCTTTGGATTGCCCGCATTAGAAGCGCTTCAAAACGGTGCACGCGTTTTAGTTTCGTCGCATTCACCGATGCAAGATTTTTTAGGCCCTCTCGGCATTTATTTTGATCCGCATCGAACCGAAAGTTTAGCAACTGCCATTGAAAATTTTTGGATGCATCCCGAAAAAGCTTCTTACACAAAAGAAGAAAATGAAAAACGCCTGCAAATTTTAAAACAATTTTCGTGGGAAAATTCTGCGCAAAAATTAAAATCTCTTTTTGAAAATCTCGGGGAGAATTCTCGGTGA
- a CDS encoding glycosyltransferase — MKPRIFAALATYNGERFLPEMLRSLCQVTRPLNRIIAIDDASSDATVSILESFQEKLPLQIIRRKKNGGHRIAFSDAFHEIQQTASPEDFVAILDQDDICIPEKFSLLENALEENPAATLAFGDACVIDENGKQIASSWRKLAGISSHISTISRLCGTNNVNGCLSLFRASLLPKILPIPDWIPVYDEWISLCAAKSGNILAIENPVLNYRLHGKNSIGLGPQIAMSQSLKINIRVSNGLLQSAKLLTLTPEEIAFVSEYKNFLERSLSHSCNFHWIPWLWKNQCELYPGCSASRRLKKIFGASLGFPFCKRFLGKN, encoded by the coding sequence ATGAAACCTCGGATTTTTGCCGCGCTCGCAACTTATAACGGAGAACGTTTCCTTCCGGAAATGCTTCGTTCGCTTTGCCAAGTGACGCGTCCGCTCAATAGAATTATCGCTATCGATGATGCGTCTTCGGATGCGACGGTTTCGATTTTAGAAAGCTTTCAAGAGAAACTTCCGCTGCAAATAATTCGCCGTAAAAAAAATGGCGGTCATCGCATCGCCTTTTCCGATGCGTTTCACGAAATTCAGCAAACCGCATCGCCCGAAGATTTCGTTGCCATTCTCGATCAAGATGACATTTGCATTCCCGAAAAATTTTCGCTTTTAGAAAATGCGCTTGAAGAAAATCCTGCGGCGACTCTCGCCTTCGGCGACGCTTGCGTCATCGATGAAAACGGAAAACAAATCGCTTCATCGTGGCGTAAACTCGCGGGCATTTCTTCCCACATTTCTACGATTTCAAGACTTTGCGGAACCAATAATGTCAACGGTTGTTTGTCGCTTTTTCGCGCTTCGCTTCTTCCCAAAATTTTACCGATTCCCGATTGGATTCCCGTTTACGACGAATGGATTTCACTTTGCGCGGCGAAGTCGGGAAATATTTTAGCGATTGAAAATCCCGTTTTAAATTATCGTTTGCACGGGAAAAATTCCATCGGGCTCGGACCGCAAATTGCGATGTCGCAATCGTTAAAAATTAACATTCGCGTTTCCAACGGACTTTTGCAATCGGCAAAACTTTTAACGCTGACTCCCGAAGAAATTGCATTCGTTTCGGAATACAAAAATTTTTTAGAACGCAGTCTTTCGCACTCGTGCAATTTTCATTGGATTCCTTGGCTTTGGAAAAATCAATGCGAACTTTATCCCGGTTGCAGCGCTTCGCGCCGTTTGAAAAAAATTTTCGGCGCTAGTTTAGGATTTCCATTTTGCAAACGTTTCCTCGGAAAAAATTAA
- a CDS encoding glycosyltransferase gives MIPKKKVVIVCDKNSRTSFGRLALDLERTLFADFDVSILWLKTPKYFPNDDAALPEERGLKSESLWANSLYSGFFKFKAPLAESLKKLNPTIIFFIRPEIGFLVPVAKKACPEAKTVVLIHDTFAETLYPFSLKFKLISQFYAKPTAKADGFVYNSRYSKGEAEKYYGIAGRPNAVTGLPLNALYYHLQTDRMLYRAKRDSFCADLGIRGFRALVLNVSLPEPRKNIGTFLDMAKERSDIAFVRIGKMTRDINYQVEKRELQNVFHFSNLAAPMLREFYRHADLFVMPSFYEGFGLPPLEAIACGTPVVCAGTTALKEIFEGVCPLVTPADNVQGYLDVLDDVLAGRFEYNPQKVADLLEKYSIKTIADKLSVFFYSILDR, from the coding sequence ATGATACCGAAGAAGAAAGTTGTCATTGTCTGCGATAAAAATTCAAGAACTAGTTTCGGAAGATTGGCTCTTGATTTGGAACGCACACTTTTTGCCGATTTTGATGTCAGTATTCTTTGGTTAAAAACGCCGAAGTATTTTCCGAATGATGACGCCGCTCTTCCCGAAGAACGCGGCCTTAAAAGCGAATCTCTTTGGGCGAATTCTCTTTATTCGGGATTTTTCAAATTCAAAGCGCCGCTTGCCGAATCGCTCAAAAAATTAAATCCGACGATTATTTTTTTCATTCGTCCCGAAATTGGATTTTTGGTTCCTGTCGCCAAAAAAGCTTGTCCCGAAGCGAAAACGGTTGTGTTAATTCACGATACATTTGCCGAAACTCTTTATCCGTTTAGTTTAAAATTCAAATTGATTTCGCAATTTTATGCAAAGCCGACCGCAAAGGCCGATGGCTTCGTTTACAATTCGCGCTATTCCAAAGGCGAAGCGGAAAAATATTACGGCATCGCAGGGCGACCGAATGCGGTGACAGGACTTCCGCTCAATGCGCTCTATTATCATTTGCAAACCGATAGGATGCTTTACCGAGCAAAGCGGGATTCTTTCTGCGCAGATTTAGGGATTCGGGGATTTCGTGCGCTCGTATTGAATGTGAGCCTTCCTGAACCGCGAAAAAATATCGGCACCTTTTTGGATATGGCAAAAGAGCGTTCCGATATCGCGTTTGTGCGCATCGGCAAGATGACTCGCGATATCAATTATCAAGTGGAAAAACGCGAATTGCAAAATGTGTTTCACTTTTCCAATCTCGCAGCGCCGATGCTCCGCGAATTTTATCGCCATGCGGATTTGTTTGTGATGCCTTCTTTCTACGAAGGTTTTGGGCTTCCACCTCTCGAAGCGATTGCGTGCGGAACTCCTGTCGTTTGCGCCGGAACGACTGCGCTCAAAGAAATTTTTGAAGGCGTTTGTCCGTTGGTCACTCCCGCAGATAATGTGCAAGGTTATTTGGATGTCTTAGACGATGTCCTTGCGGGGCGCTTTGAATATAACCCGCAGAAAGTCGCAGATCTCTTAGAAAAGTACAGCATCAAAACGATTGCAGATAAATTGAGCGTTTTCTTCTATTCCATTCTAGATCGCTGA
- a CDS encoding RNA polymerase sigma factor — translation MNEKEILKRLQKGDVSALKAVWEMHSSHVLNLAFRILLDRDSAEDILMDVFVQIPEAIHSFHGNSALSTWLYMLTKNACLMKLRKEKAHLRIEETRHFEIRETAFGKREETEEILTQNALSCGLSILTPEQRSLLWLKDAEGFDMKTLCEIFNAPEGTLKSKLSRARAQVREFLKKEKSYARRN, via the coding sequence ATGAACGAAAAAGAGATTCTCAAAAGACTCCAAAAAGGAGATGTTAGCGCTCTCAAAGCGGTCTGGGAAATGCACAGTTCCCATGTTTTGAATCTCGCTTTCCGCATTCTTTTGGATAGAGACAGCGCCGAAGATATTTTGATGGATGTCTTCGTGCAAATTCCCGAAGCCATTCATTCCTTTCACGGAAATTCTGCGCTTTCGACTTGGCTTTATATGCTTACAAAAAACGCGTGCCTCATGAAACTACGCAAAGAAAAAGCGCATTTAAGAATTGAAGAAACGCGCCATTTCGAAATCCGCGAAACCGCTTTTGGAAAACGCGAAGAAACCGAAGAAATTCTCACGCAGAATGCTCTTTCTTGCGGACTTTCCATTTTAACTCCCGAACAGCGAAGCCTCCTTTGGCTAAAAGATGCCGAAGGCTTTGACATGAAAACGTTGTGCGAAATTTTTAACGCTCCCGAAGGCACCTTAAAATCCAAGCTTTCGCGAGCGCGCGCCCAAGTCCGCGAATTTTTAAAAAAGGAGAAATCCTATGCAAGAAGAAATTGA